A genomic region of Carassius carassius chromosome 13, fCarCar2.1, whole genome shotgun sequence contains the following coding sequences:
- the LOC132155786 gene encoding P2Y purinoceptor 2-like yields the protein MTPQSTVCYDTTIKELFNDFLVYSTVVMFLLFVLPFGVVLVCSGLMVKKLLDPGDLREPMSQRSKQKSVKMIVVVLLAFILCFSPFHVNRSIYYTFRYLDKHVSCSMLEVASMAYKVTRPLASANS from the coding sequence ATGACACCACAATCAACAGTTTGCTATGACACCACCATCAAGGAGCTCTTCAATGACTTTCTGGTCTACAGCACGGTGGTGATGTTCCTGCTTTTTGTCCTACCGTTTGGGGTGGTGCTGGTCTGCAGCGGCCTGATGGTGAAGAAACTTCTTGATCCCGGAGATCTCAGAGAACCAATGTCACAGCGTTCCAAACAGAAGTCGGTGAAGATGATTGTTGTTGTGCTCTTGGCTTTCATTTTGTGCTTCTCGCCTTTCCATGTGAACCGCAGTATATACTACACCTTTCGTTACCTGGACAAACATGTGAGCTGCTCGATGCTGGAGGTGGCCAGCATGGCCTACAAGGTCACGCGACCTCTGGCCAGCGCCAACAGCTGA